The DNA segment AATATTAATCAACCTTCAACGACTACTCACCCAAGAAGAAAGTTATATGATCCAAGACATTCCTGGAAATTGAGAAATGGAAAGAGAAGATGTTTTAGAATACCTAGTCGAAGCCAAAGAAAGTTTAGAGAATATTGAATCTGGATTATTAAACTTTGAAAAAACTACCTTAGATGGTAGTTTGGTTGACCGAGAAATTTTAGATACACTATTTCGACATTTTCATACAATCAAAGGTAGTTCTGGTTTTTTTGGATTGTCTGGTATCGTCAAAATCGCTCATGCTGCAGAAAACTTACTTGATTATTTACGCAATAGACCCTCCTCACAAGACGAGGAAACATTAGAAATTTTACTTACCGCCTTAGACCTATTAAACGAACTTGTGATCCATGAAGAAGATACACCTTCTGGTGGAGATTTGTATACAGAGGAACAATATCAGTTTTTACAAAGGTCGAATGACAAATTATTAGAATTAAAAAATTCGGGATTGGATTTAAGTCCAAACTTTGAAACTGAACCAACCAAAGAAGAATTCGGACTTTTTCAAAACGATGACGTCAATCAATCACCGAAAGAAGAATTTGGGATTTTTACGAATGAAGTAACACAAAAACTCCCAGAAGAATTCAGCTTGTTTCAAAATGATACAAACGATTCCAATAATGAAGAATTCGGATTGTTTGAACCAAAAAAATCTGAATCAAATGCAGAATATGGATTGTTTATTACAAATCAAATCAATGTAGAATCACAACCTACTATACCACCAACTAACAATTCAAAATCGAAACTCGAAGAAAAAAAATCCAACCAAAAAAAAGACATCCGAATCGATACTGATAAACTTGACTCACTCTTAGACATCGTAGGTGAAATTGTAATCAATGAGCCGATGGTCACAGAACACCCTGATTTAAAAAAATTAAAATTAGAGAACTTTCAAAAGTCTGCCCTTCAATTAAAAAAATTAATCAGAAGTTTACAAGAAATCACACTTAGTTTGCGTATGGTTCCTATTTCAGGTGTTTTTTCACGAATGGAACGATTGGTTCGTGATACTGCGAAAAAAACCGGCAAACAAGTTGAACTCATCATTTCAGGAGAAGATACAGAAATCGATAAATCAATTATCGAAGAAATGTATGATCCACTTGTTCATATCATTCGGAATGCAATCGACCATGGTTTAGAAACTCCAGAGGAAAGAAAAGAAGCAGGTAAACAAACAAAAGGAAAAATTCATCTAACCGCCGTTCAATCAGGAAAAGAAGTTTGGATTGAGGTGAAGGATGATGGGAAGGGCCTACAGAGGGATAAAATTATCCGAAAAGCAATTTCCTTGGGCCTAATCAATCATCTGGAAGCTGAGAATTTAAAAGACGAAGAGGTTTGGGATTTTTTATTCCACCCTGGTTTTTCAACTGCAAAGGAAGTAACCGATTTATCGGGTAGAGGTGTAGGTCTCGATGTAGTACGAAAAAATGTAAGCACACTCAAAGGATTTGTAGATGTAAGTTCCAATTTTGGACAAGGAACCGTGTTTTTAATCAGAGTGCCTTTAACTCTTGCCATCATCGAAGGACTTGTTGTTAGAAAATCAGAAACTTACTTTATACTCCCCTCCATCGATGTAAAAGAAACTTTATACATCAAGGAGGAACCAATCCACGAATTGTATCGTAACAACCATAGTATTTTATATCGAGAAAATCAAATTTCTATTGTTGATATCGACTTATTATTTGGAAAAGAATCAGAACTAAACGATCATCATTCAATCCAAGAAAAGTATATGATCGTAGCCGAATCTCATGAAAATCAGATGGGTATCGTTTTCGATGAAATATTAGGGAACCAATCCATCGTCATCAAACCAATATCCCCATTATTTAAAAACATCAATGGCTTAGCCGGTTGCACCATTCTTGGAAATGGGCATGCAGGATTGATTTTAGATGTAAGAAAATTAATCAACCAACACATGGCGATTCAATCCACATGAGAAAACACAAAGCAATTATTGTAGATGACCAACGTACAGTTAGAAGTATGATCAAACGTTGGATAGAATCGGATAAAAACTGGGAAGTGGTAGGAGAAGCTTCCAATCCATTTGAAGCTAGAGATCTCATCATTGAGAAACAACCAGATGTAATGACACTTGATGTACATATGCCTGAGATGGATGGAATCGAATTCCTAAAAAAATTACTCCCTCAACATCCCATGCCTGTCATCATGTTTAGCTCTTCCACTACAGAAGGCACGTCTATTACTTTAGAAGCACTTGATGCAGGTGCATTTGATTACGTTACAAAACCGACAGGAACACAAGAAAGTTTAATAGAAGCCAAAGAAGATCTATTAGAAAAACTAAATGCAGCATTAAATTACAATGTTTCTCTGTTCGAACAATCCAAAAGAATTATTTCAGTCACACCAACAGAATCAAAAAAATCAATAAACTTCAGAACAAAGTTAATATTAATCGGATCGAGTACAGGAGGAACAACTGCCTTAAGAAAGTTATTGGACGAAGTAGATCATACTTTCCCCCCCATTCTCATCGCCCAACATATGCCAGAAAACTTTACTGCACTATTCGCAAGTCGACTCAATTCAGAATTAAAAACAAAGGTTGTTGAAGCAAAAGACAAACAAATTCTAGAAAAAGGAACAATATACATTGCTCCTGGAAATTATCATTTAGAAGTTCAAAAATGGAATGGGGACTTATATACAAAAATCCTCCAAACGGAAAAGGTAAATGGTCATAGACCATCTGTAGATGTTCTATTCGAATCAGCAGTACAGAATGGTTTAGCAAAAGACTCAATTGGCATCTTACTAACAGGTATGGGTAGTGATGGAGCCAAAGGTTTACTCAAGTTAAAAAATAATGGATGCTTCACACTTGGACAAAACAAAGAGACCTGTGTTGTTTATGGTATGCCAAAAGTTGCCTTCGAATTAGGGGCAGTGATGTACCAACTCCCTCTAGATAAAATGCTAGATAAAGTAAAAGAAATAGGTGCCAGATGATTCCCCATAGTTTAATATTAGAATCTTCAATTTCCAGTAATCTTTTGAAGATTTTGGATGAAATCCATTATACTTATGAACGATTGACAAAATTAGGCGATGTTTTGAATTCCTTAAAAAAAGAAAAATTCCATTTTTTAATCGTTCCTATTGAATCTTTAGATAAAGTTAGTTCCCAAGAAATTTTAGAGAGTATCACAAACTCATTTCCAAATACATTGATCCTTCTCATTACAAATTCTGATAACTGGGCACAAACAGCTTATTTACTCAAAAGGCATAGCGCTTATGATTTTTTACAAACACCACTGGAGGTCGATCATGTGAAGTTTACCATGGATCGTTCCTTCCAATATCTTAACACAAAAGTAAAAACACAATTTATCCACGAAGCAGAAAATCATTTGTACCGAAGAGTGATTGAAATCTTCGATTGGAAAAAATCGCTTACCCATAAAGAAAACCAAAATATATCTGCTGATATCATCCACCAAATGAATATTAATTTATTCCAAGGAAGTGGGATTGGCACTTTAATGAGTGTTGTAAGCATCTTACTTTCAAAAAGCAAATGGGACCAAGACAATAATCATTATACCATTCAAAAACCAATCTTAGATTTATTATCAGAGAACTATGATGCCGCAAAAAGTATGTTTGATAGTATGTCTATATCTCAGAATGTAATTGATGATAATGAATTGATCCAAACAATGGAATCACCATTAAAACTATTACCAATCATTCACTCAGAAATCCAAACATTAGAAGAAGCATTAAAAATCAAATCGCAGAAAATCAATGTAAGCCAGATTCCCAATTCGGTAAACCATCATGAAATCCGTTTTGATCAGGTTAAAATATCTTATGCAATTCGAGAAGTTTTACTGAATGCAATCAAATACTCAAAAGATGGTGATGAGATTTATATAATCTTCTTTCAAAAAGAAAATTTTCTGGAAGTGAAATTTATAAATCCTGCTTATCAGAATGAAGATGGGACAGTCGGTATTCCAGAAAAATTTGAATCAATTATATTTGAACCTTTTTTCCGAATCTCTTCAATCGTTGATGATAGTTATGCTAAATTTGAACAATTCCGATTTGGGTTAGGTTTAACATTGGTTAAAAAGATTTTAGACCAACACCAAGCCAATGTTCAAATCTACAACATAGAAGATAATTTAAAAGATGATAACAAAGTAGATGTATGTTTAACAATTCGATTTCCATTAATCAAAAAGGAGAATTAAAATGGCTAGAATATTAACTGTAGATGATGCACCAGCGGTATTAAAAATTTTAAATTTAGTACTCACCACTGATGGTCATGAGGTAGAATCAGCATCCAATGGAATGGAAGCACTGGAAAAAATTCAAAATTCAAAGTTTGATATAGGAATCTTTGATGTAAACATGCCAGGAATGACAGGGATTGAACTGACTGAAAAAACTTTAAAAACGGAAAATGGAAAATCCATGAAAATAGTTATGTTAACTACAGAATCTAGTGAAGAGATGAAAAACAAAGGCAAAGCGGCTGGTGCAGTGGGGTGGCTTGTAAAACCTTTTGCAAATGAATCACTAACAAAACTGATATCACAACTGACTTAAAATGAGTCATATTTTGGTTGTCGATGATTCTCCTGCCGTATTAAAAATTGTGCGCCTTGCTTTGAGTAGCCAAGGTCACAATATCATTATCTGTGATTCAGGAGAAATTGCCCTAGAAACTTTAAAGACAAATCCAAAAATTGGATTAGGGATTTTTGATTTTAATATGCCAGGGATCAGTGGGATTGAGTTGATTCAAAAATCAAAAAAAATAATGACACATGTAAATTTTAAAATCCTAATTCTATCGGTCGAAAACAAACCTGAAATCATTTCAAAAGCTCTTTTGGAAGGTGCAGATGCTTGGATAGTAAAACCATTTAAAAATGAAGATCTAATAATAAAAGTCAATGAGTTAGTTGAAGTGTATGATTCCTTTTGAAATTGATGTTATTTTTGCCGTTACTGCATTATCGGTAGTTGTCAATTCAGTCATTTCGATCATTATTTATTTTTTATCAAAAAACTCTAAATCAGAAATCAAACTTTCGTATATATCATTATTTTTGGCCATTTTAGTCATTCGGAACTATTCCTTATTCATTTATGGGAGCACACAAAACAAACTATATTTCTTTTTTTCAGAGTCATTAACACTTCTAAGTTCCTTTCTATTAGTATTATCTATTCTTCCCATCATAACCAAAACCATTTCCAAACATTGGGTATACCTTTCTTTCATTATTACTTATATTACTTTCGTATCCCTACTCCTAGGTAATTATAGTTTTTTTTGGTTTGCAATACCATCTGCTATTTTTAATGGATCCGCACTTTTGTTATTTGGATGCATCATATTGGGTTTAGATGAATACCCAAAAAACATCCGCCTTTATTTTTTTACAGTTTGTGTTTTATTATCACTCCAAAGATTATTTTTCCCTTATCTATTTACAATCGATTGGTATAAACCTTTAGGTTATACAATTAATACCTTGTTTATGTTTTTGTTTGGTGTTGCATGTATTCTTTTTAGTTTCCAAGTGCAAACAAAAATTTTAAACTTATCGCTATTTGAATTGGAAACACTCCAAAAGGCAATCAAGGATGTGAATGTACGTTTGCTTATCATGTACAATCAACTTCCAGCAATCATCTATAATATAGAATTTTTACCTGAACCAAGAACATCTTACATCAGTTCCAAAATGGAAGAAATCACAGGTTATGGAATCAATTATTTTTACGAGAATTCAGATTTTTTTCGAGACATTGTCATCCCGGAAGACCAACACAAAATCGAAGATCTATTCTCAGGAGTTTCACCTATTGTTCTTAGGATGATCCATGCAAATGGATCCATCATATGGACAGAACACTATGTAAACATTTCAAATGATATCTTAGGAATTAAAAAACGAATCGATGTTGTTGCCCTCGATATTACCAATTCTAAAAAAACTGAATTTTCTTTATTGCAGGAAAAAAATCTTAACTCAACCGTCTTTGACAATGCAGCCAATTTAATTCTCCTAACAAATGCAGATGGTTTATTGGAGAATATCAATCCAGCAGCATTAAAAGTCCTGGAATTGGACAAAAACGATGTAATTGGAAAATACATCCAAGATATCATTCTTGCTGAAGAGGACAGGGAATACTTAAAAGAAGTATTAGCAGATATAAGCGAAATCCAAAACATTGCAGAAAGTTTAATTCTACGATACATTACGACAAACAGACAAATTCTATATTTAGAATGGCGCCTTGGAATCATACGTGATTCCAAAAATGAACCATCAAAAATTATTTGGATTGGAATTGACCAAACCTCCAAAAGGACAGCGGAACTAGAACTAAAAGAACTCAATAAATCTCTAGAGGAAAAAGTAAAAGAGAGAACGAAGGAACTACAATCCAGTAATACAGAACTCAATTCTGCATTATTTGCATTGAGAGAAGCACAAGAAAAATTAATCCAAAATGAAAAGTTGGCTTCTTTAGGACAACTTGTTTCTGGTTTATCACATGAAATCAATAATCCGATTGGAATGATCAAATCTTCAGTTGAAACGCTAATTGCAGAGTGGGAAGAAGAATCGCATGATTTAAAAAATCAATCACTCATCGACATCTTAAATTTGATAAACGATTCCAATGATTCAGGATTAAGAATCTTAACTGGACTCACAAATCGACAAGCTCGCAAATCACTAGCCGAACTATTGAAAGAGAATTCTATTTTATACGCAGAAGAACTAGCAGAATTATTTGTAGATTCAGGGATTCGGAATCTATCTCTACCGATCTTAAAAAAAATCGAATCTTCAATTACCAATCAAAGTGATTTTAATCAATTGAGAAAGTTTCTATTGATGAAACAATCATCAGAACATATCCTCTACTCTATCAAAAGATTATCAAAAATTACATTTACTTTAAAAAACTTTGCAGGGCTCCAATCCAATTTGGAGTTAGTCGATTTTTCACTAAAAGATACAATTCACTCCGCGATTTCTTTGTATAAGGAATATTTTTTACGAGATATTAACTTAATCTTAAATTTAGATTTTGAAGGCAAAATTCGGTGTATCCAAGGAGATTTAGTCCAATTATGGAGTCAGATGATATGGAATGCAATTCAAGCTGTCTCTTCCAAAGGTACTATCTCTATTAGAAGTTTTAAAACGACAGACGCAGTCATCGTAGAAATTGAAGATTCTGGGATAGGGATCCCAGCCGAACATCAATCCAAGATCTTTATGCCATTTTATTCAACAAAAACATCAGGTGATGGATTAGGACTTGGACTCTATCTGGTGAAAGAAATTGTGAACCGACACAACGCAAATATTAGTTTTGAATCAGTACCTGGAAAAACACTATTTCGAGTGATCTTTCCCTTTAAGTCGTAATTGAGATTTTTCCACTATCATTCGTTTTACCAATGATGAATGCTTTTTCTCCTAACTCATCCAACGCATTCATGGCTGTATCAACCAAACCATTTTCTACAACGAGTATGTAACCTATTCCCATATTAAAAGTACCATACATATCATTAAAATCTAAAGAATGGTCTTTTTTTAATTTCGAAAAAACATAAGACTCTGGTAAAGAATTTATCTCAGCTCCAATACCATTTGGCAATACTCGTGGAATGTTTTCGTAAAAACCTCCACCTGTAATATGAACCATACCTTTTACAGAAACTTTTTCAATTAAAGAGAGTATAGATTTTACATAAATATTGGTTGGCACAAATACATGATCTTTAATAAAATTTAAATCGCTTTCGGATGAAGGTAATCTACCATCTTTTAACAATAAACGACGTAATAGAGAAAAACCGTTACTATGTGGCCCAGAGGAAGAAAGTCCAATGATTGTATC comes from the Leptospira ellinghausenii genome and includes:
- a CDS encoding chemotaxis protein CheA encodes the protein MEREDVLEYLVEAKESLENIESGLLNFEKTTLDGSLVDREILDTLFRHFHTIKGSSGFFGLSGIVKIAHAAENLLDYLRNRPSSQDEETLEILLTALDLLNELVIHEEDTPSGGDLYTEEQYQFLQRSNDKLLELKNSGLDLSPNFETEPTKEEFGLFQNDDVNQSPKEEFGIFTNEVTQKLPEEFSLFQNDTNDSNNEEFGLFEPKKSESNAEYGLFITNQINVESQPTIPPTNNSKSKLEEKKSNQKKDIRIDTDKLDSLLDIVGEIVINEPMVTEHPDLKKLKLENFQKSALQLKKLIRSLQEITLSLRMVPISGVFSRMERLVRDTAKKTGKQVELIISGEDTEIDKSIIEEMYDPLVHIIRNAIDHGLETPEERKEAGKQTKGKIHLTAVQSGKEVWIEVKDDGKGLQRDKIIRKAISLGLINHLEAENLKDEEVWDFLFHPGFSTAKEVTDLSGRGVGLDVVRKNVSTLKGFVDVSSNFGQGTVFLIRVPLTLAIIEGLVVRKSETYFILPSIDVKETLYIKEEPIHELYRNNHSILYRENQISIVDIDLLFGKESELNDHHSIQEKYMIVAESHENQMGIVFDEILGNQSIVIKPISPLFKNINGLAGCTILGNGHAGLILDVRKLINQHMAIQST
- a CDS encoding protein-glutamate methylesterase/protein-glutamine glutaminase, whose product is MRKHKAIIVDDQRTVRSMIKRWIESDKNWEVVGEASNPFEARDLIIEKQPDVMTLDVHMPEMDGIEFLKKLLPQHPMPVIMFSSSTTEGTSITLEALDAGAFDYVTKPTGTQESLIEAKEDLLEKLNAALNYNVSLFEQSKRIISVTPTESKKSINFRTKLILIGSSTGGTTALRKLLDEVDHTFPPILIAQHMPENFTALFASRLNSELKTKVVEAKDKQILEKGTIYIAPGNYHLEVQKWNGDLYTKILQTEKVNGHRPSVDVLFESAVQNGLAKDSIGILLTGMGSDGAKGLLKLKNNGCFTLGQNKETCVVYGMPKVAFELGAVMYQLPLDKMLDKVKEIGAR
- a CDS encoding sensor histidine kinase, translated to MIPHSLILESSISSNLLKILDEIHYTYERLTKLGDVLNSLKKEKFHFLIVPIESLDKVSSQEILESITNSFPNTLILLITNSDNWAQTAYLLKRHSAYDFLQTPLEVDHVKFTMDRSFQYLNTKVKTQFIHEAENHLYRRVIEIFDWKKSLTHKENQNISADIIHQMNINLFQGSGIGTLMSVVSILLSKSKWDQDNNHYTIQKPILDLLSENYDAAKSMFDSMSISQNVIDDNELIQTMESPLKLLPIIHSEIQTLEEALKIKSQKINVSQIPNSVNHHEIRFDQVKISYAIREVLLNAIKYSKDGDEIYIIFFQKENFLEVKFINPAYQNEDGTVGIPEKFESIIFEPFFRISSIVDDSYAKFEQFRFGLGLTLVKKILDQHQANVQIYNIEDNLKDDNKVDVCLTIRFPLIKKEN
- a CDS encoding response regulator, which translates into the protein MARILTVDDAPAVLKILNLVLTTDGHEVESASNGMEALEKIQNSKFDIGIFDVNMPGMTGIELTEKTLKTENGKSMKIVMLTTESSEEMKNKGKAAGAVGWLVKPFANESLTKLISQLT
- a CDS encoding response regulator, with the translated sequence MSHILVVDDSPAVLKIVRLALSSQGHNIIICDSGEIALETLKTNPKIGLGIFDFNMPGISGIELIQKSKKIMTHVNFKILILSVENKPEIISKALLEGADAWIVKPFKNEDLIIKVNELVEVYDSF
- a CDS encoding PAS domain-containing sensor histidine kinase, translated to MIPFEIDVIFAVTALSVVVNSVISIIIYFLSKNSKSEIKLSYISLFLAILVIRNYSLFIYGSTQNKLYFFFSESLTLLSSFLLVLSILPIITKTISKHWVYLSFIITYITFVSLLLGNYSFFWFAIPSAIFNGSALLLFGCIILGLDEYPKNIRLYFFTVCVLLSLQRLFFPYLFTIDWYKPLGYTINTLFMFLFGVACILFSFQVQTKILNLSLFELETLQKAIKDVNVRLLIMYNQLPAIIYNIEFLPEPRTSYISSKMEEITGYGINYFYENSDFFRDIVIPEDQHKIEDLFSGVSPIVLRMIHANGSIIWTEHYVNISNDILGIKKRIDVVALDITNSKKTEFSLLQEKNLNSTVFDNAANLILLTNADGLLENINPAALKVLELDKNDVIGKYIQDIILAEEDREYLKEVLADISEIQNIAESLILRYITTNRQILYLEWRLGIIRDSKNEPSKIIWIGIDQTSKRTAELELKELNKSLEEKVKERTKELQSSNTELNSALFALREAQEKLIQNEKLASLGQLVSGLSHEINNPIGMIKSSVETLIAEWEEESHDLKNQSLIDILNLINDSNDSGLRILTGLTNRQARKSLAELLKENSILYAEELAELFVDSGIRNLSLPILKKIESSITNQSDFNQLRKFLLMKQSSEHILYSIKRLSKITFTLKNFAGLQSNLELVDFSLKDTIHSAISLYKEYFLRDINLILNLDFEGKIRCIQGDLVQLWSQMIWNAIQAVSSKGTISIRSFKTTDAVIVEIEDSGIGIPAEHQSKIFMPFYSTKTSGDGLGLGLYLVKEIVNRHNANISFESVPGKTLFRVIFPFKS